Within the Dechloromonas denitrificans genome, the region GTCGGCGTAAAGCCATCGTCGGCCTGCCAGCGGGTCTGCACGCCATTGGCGGCCAGTACCTCAAGTGCATTGCGCTGGGCGGGGGCCGACAGGGCATGGGTATCCTTGCCGAGGAACAGCGGGCCGCGGATACCATGCCGGGCGCGGTAGTCGCATACCGCCTGGGTAATCGCCAGGATGTGTGCCTCGTTGAAGCTGCCATTCAGCGCGCTGCCGCGGTGCCCGCTGGTGCCGAAAGCCACCCGTTGACCGGCGTCGGCAAGGTCCGGAGCCTGGTGGTAAGCGGCCAGCAGCGCCGGGACGTCGATCAGAAAATCGGCGGGGGGCCGCTGGCCGGCCAGAGGATGCGTCATTGTTATGCTCCCTGAGTCGCGAAAATTGCAGCTGCAATGTTACTGCGCAACCCTCGCGGCGTCAGGGTTCAAACAATGGATGAGGGCTGTTCGCCGGCCGTCAAACCTTGTTGAAGCCCAGGCGGTGCGACAAGTCCAGGGCGGCGGATCGCATTGCTTTGGCAAGCGGGCCATCCCATTCCGCATCGAACTCGCCCATCGAGCCGAGCGCGGTTATCGCCGCCACCATGCTTCCGGTATGGTCATAGACGGGGGCGCTGAAGCCGTTGATGCCCGGGGTGAGGCTGCCGGTGGCGCGTGAAATGCCCTGTTCGCGGATTTCGGTCAGGGTTTTTTCCAGTTGGCGGCGCACCGTCGTTACCGCTGTCTGGCTGGACTCGGCCGTTTGGCGCAGCTCTTCGTCAAGCATCTTCTTCAGGAACGGCGAGCGGAAAAAGGCCGAGAAGGCCCGTCCGGTGGCGGAGTTGCTCAGGGATAGTACAGTTCCCGGGCGCAGCGTGATGGTTACCGGGGATCCGGAGTCGACGATCCGCACGATGGTTGCACCGTGCGTTCCCCAGACAGCCAAGGCAACCGTTTCCTGAATTTCTTCGCACAGCGCTTCGAGGATCGGACCGGACAGGCGTACCGGATCGAGTCGCCCCAATCCGGACAGCCCGAGTTCCAGCGCGTAGGCGCCAAGATCATAGCGGCCGCTGCCGGCATCCTGTTCGACGATGCCGATCCGCATGAAGCTGACCATGTAGCGA harbors:
- a CDS encoding IclR family transcriptional regulator translates to MVTKVASDRQGIQSIEVGFRLLHVLATTNRPMMLRDIAKGAAMPAAKAHRYMVSFMRIGIVEQDAGSGRYDLGAYALELGLSGLGRLDPVRLSGPILEALCEEIQETVALAVWGTHGATIVRIVDSGSPVTITLRPGTVLSLSNSATGRAFSAFFRSPFLKKMLDEELRQTAESSQTAVTTVRRQLEKTLTEIREQGISRATGSLTPGINGFSAPVYDHTGSMVAAITALGSMGEFDAEWDGPLAKAMRSAALDLSHRLGFNKV